One Cedecea neteri DNA segment encodes these proteins:
- the paaA gene encoding 1,2-phenylacetyl-CoA epoxidase subunit PaaA, with amino-acid sequence MTEQERFDERIQQETAIEPQDWMPEAYRKTLIRQIGQHAHSEIVGMLPEGNWITRAPSLRRKAILLAKVQDEAGHGLYLYSAAETLGCAREDIYQKMLDGKMKYSSIFNYPTLNWADIGVIGWLVDGAAIVNQVALCRTSYGPYARAMVKICKEESFHQRQGFEACTVLANGSPEQRQMLQDAINRFWWPALMMFGPNDDNSPNSAQSLAWKIKRFGNDELRQRFVDNTVPQVELLGMTVPDPDLHLDEATGHYRFGDIDWQEFNEVVAGRGLCNEERLAAKRKAWEEGAWVREAALAYAEKQQARTAA; translated from the coding sequence GTGACAGAACAAGAACGCTTTGATGAGCGCATCCAGCAGGAGACCGCCATCGAACCACAGGACTGGATGCCGGAGGCTTACCGCAAAACGCTGATCCGCCAGATAGGCCAGCATGCGCATTCGGAAATCGTTGGCATGCTGCCGGAAGGTAACTGGATAACTCGCGCCCCAAGCCTGCGCCGCAAGGCCATTCTGCTGGCTAAAGTGCAGGATGAAGCCGGGCATGGGTTGTACCTCTACAGCGCGGCGGAAACCCTGGGCTGCGCCCGGGAAGATATCTACCAGAAGATGCTCGACGGCAAGATGAAGTACTCCTCCATCTTTAACTACCCGACGCTTAACTGGGCCGACATCGGCGTGATTGGCTGGTTGGTCGACGGCGCTGCCATCGTTAACCAGGTTGCGCTGTGCCGGACCTCTTACGGGCCGTACGCCCGGGCGATGGTGAAAATCTGCAAGGAAGAAAGCTTCCACCAGCGGCAGGGATTTGAAGCCTGCACCGTGTTGGCGAACGGCAGCCCCGAACAGCGCCAGATGCTGCAGGACGCGATTAACCGCTTCTGGTGGCCGGCGCTGATGATGTTCGGGCCTAACGACGACAATTCGCCGAACAGCGCTCAAAGCCTCGCATGGAAAATCAAACGCTTCGGCAATGACGAGCTGCGCCAGCGCTTTGTCGACAACACCGTACCGCAGGTTGAGCTGCTGGGCATGACCGTGCCGGACCCCGATCTGCATCTGGATGAAGCTACCGGCCATTACCGCTTTGGCGACATCGACTGGCAGGAATTTAACGAAGTGGTGGCCGGGCGCGGCTTATGCAACGAAGAGCGCCTCGCCGCCAAGCGTAAAGCCTGGGAAGAGGGGGCATGGGTGCGCGAAGCCGCCCTTGCGTATGCCGAAAAACAACAGGCCCGCACCGCCGCCTGA
- the paaB gene encoding 1,2-phenylacetyl-CoA epoxidase subunit PaaB, with translation MSKIYWPLYEVFIRNKKGLSHRHVGSLHAADDQMALENARDAYTRRSEGCSIWVVKASEIVASQPEERPEFFDPADSKVYRHPTFYTLPDGIEHM, from the coding sequence ATGAGCAAAATTTACTGGCCGCTGTACGAAGTCTTTATCCGTAACAAAAAAGGGCTGTCCCACCGCCACGTTGGCAGCCTGCACGCGGCCGACGACCAGATGGCGCTGGAAAACGCCCGCGACGCCTACACCCGCCGCAGCGAAGGCTGTTCCATCTGGGTGGTGAAAGCGAGCGAGATCGTCGCTTCACAGCCGGAAGAGCGTCCGGAATTTTTCGACCCGGCTGATAGCAAAGTCTATCGCCACCCAACGTTTTACACGCTGCCTGACGGCATCGAGCACATGTGA
- a CDS encoding type I secretion system permease/ATPase, which produces MTSTNTSYEPWLQAMLAVARHYRLDFSEEHVRVVINQESQSPQQLVLEDMARQLGLAMRHAPADVSLIDPWRLPLVAELEGGQIAVVTHMDNHGQLSLQLSGDGGLETVVTRDVLTKRLKSLVVLRPLNSIPDARVDDYVKPYQKNWFWTLALKDWKRYGDIMLVAMAANLLALAGMIFSMQVYDRVVPSQSVPTLWVLFGGVMLAILFEFTMRMLRVHIADVVGKRADLRISDRVFARALRIKNSARPKSTGSFISQIRELESVRELITSTTISTVSDIPFFLLFVFILWLIGGPLVFVVLLAIPLLLIPGLLVQRPLAHLSNEGMRESAIRNATLVEAVQSIEDIKLLRAEQRFQNQWNNTNDVAAAVGMKQRWLTSLLMTWTQEVQSIVYAVVLLVGCYLVINGDMTTGALVGTSILASRTIAPLAQISGVLSRWQQAKVARKGLDDLMQRPLDDPEQGKKVHKAHLQGNYQLNYAAFYYDEEEKVNDLDIASLTIRAGEKIALLGRNGSGKSTLLQLLAGMQTPQHGQILLDDTSLGQIDTADLRRDMNLLSQQARLFFGSIRDNLTLGRPLASDEEIHQALALSGALEFVQKQKNGLNYTISEGGSGLSGGQRQALLLARTLILQPQILLLDEPTAWLDEVSEQQLIQQLGPWLGNRTMVVATHRIPILQLVNRIIVLDNGRIVMDGPRDQILQQHGLMEKQSAPRRTATLKPTGNTEVRA; this is translated from the coding sequence ATGACTTCAACGAATACAAGTTATGAACCCTGGCTGCAGGCCATGCTGGCCGTAGCGCGCCACTATCGTCTGGATTTCTCGGAAGAGCATGTCCGCGTGGTGATTAACCAGGAAAGCCAAAGCCCTCAGCAGCTGGTGCTGGAGGATATGGCTCGCCAGCTTGGCCTGGCGATGCGTCACGCCCCGGCTGACGTCTCGCTTATCGACCCGTGGCGCTTGCCGCTGGTGGCCGAGCTTGAGGGAGGCCAGATAGCGGTGGTCACCCATATGGATAACCACGGGCAGCTGAGCTTACAGCTGAGCGGCGATGGCGGTCTGGAAACGGTTGTCACCCGCGATGTGCTGACTAAAAGGCTAAAAAGCCTGGTTGTGCTGCGTCCGTTGAATTCGATTCCCGATGCGCGTGTCGATGATTACGTTAAGCCCTACCAGAAAAACTGGTTCTGGACGCTGGCGCTGAAAGACTGGAAACGTTACGGCGACATCATGCTGGTAGCGATGGCGGCGAACTTACTGGCGTTGGCCGGGATGATTTTCTCCATGCAGGTGTATGACCGTGTAGTACCGTCGCAGTCAGTGCCCACGTTGTGGGTACTGTTTGGCGGCGTCATGCTGGCTATTCTTTTTGAATTTACGATGCGCATGCTGCGTGTTCATATCGCCGATGTGGTCGGTAAACGAGCCGACCTGCGTATTTCCGACAGGGTTTTTGCCAGGGCGTTACGCATTAAAAATAGCGCCAGGCCAAAATCTACCGGCTCCTTTATCTCGCAAATTCGCGAGCTGGAGTCGGTGCGCGAATTGATTACCTCCACCACCATCAGCACCGTATCGGATATCCCATTCTTCCTGCTGTTTGTGTTTATTCTCTGGTTGATAGGCGGCCCGTTGGTGTTCGTCGTGCTGCTGGCGATCCCGCTGTTGCTCATCCCTGGCTTACTGGTGCAGCGTCCGCTGGCGCACCTTTCGAATGAGGGGATGCGCGAGTCGGCCATTCGCAACGCCACGCTGGTAGAAGCCGTGCAGTCCATTGAAGACATCAAACTGCTCCGGGCAGAACAGCGGTTCCAGAACCAGTGGAACAACACCAATGACGTTGCCGCGGCGGTCGGGATGAAACAGCGCTGGCTGACCAGCCTGCTAATGACCTGGACGCAAGAAGTGCAGTCCATTGTTTACGCCGTTGTGCTGCTCGTGGGCTGTTACCTGGTGATTAACGGTGACATGACCACCGGTGCCCTGGTGGGTACCTCCATTCTTGCCTCCCGCACCATCGCGCCGCTGGCGCAGATTTCCGGCGTGCTTTCGCGCTGGCAGCAGGCGAAGGTGGCACGCAAAGGTTTGGACGACCTGATGCAGCGCCCGCTGGACGATCCTGAGCAGGGTAAAAAAGTGCATAAAGCCCATCTGCAGGGGAACTACCAGCTTAACTATGCGGCGTTTTATTACGATGAAGAAGAGAAGGTCAACGATCTGGATATCGCCAGCCTGACGATTCGCGCCGGGGAAAAAATTGCGCTGCTCGGCCGAAACGGCTCGGGTAAAAGCACGCTGCTTCAGCTTTTGGCGGGGATGCAAACGCCTCAACACGGCCAAATTTTACTGGATGACACTAGCCTCGGGCAAATTGACACCGCCGATTTAAGACGCGATATGAATCTGCTCAGCCAGCAGGCGAGGCTCTTCTTCGGCTCAATACGTGACAACCTCACCCTGGGTCGCCCGTTAGCCTCGGACGAAGAGATCCACCAGGCCCTGGCGTTAAGCGGGGCGCTTGAGTTTGTGCAAAAACAGAAAAACGGCCTCAACTACACGATAAGTGAAGGCGGTAGTGGGCTATCGGGAGGCCAGCGGCAGGCACTTTTGCTGGCCAGAACGCTGATCCTGCAGCCGCAAATTTTATTACTTGATGAGCCTACCGCGTGGCTGGATGAGGTAAGCGAGCAGCAGCTTATCCAGCAGCTTGGCCCGTGGCTCGGCAACCGCACGATGGTGGTAGCGACACACCGGATCCCTATTTTGCAGTTGGTGAACCGCATCATCGTGCTGGATAACGGCCGCATCGTGATGGATGGCCCAAGGGACCAAATCTTGCAGCAGCACGGTCTTATGGAAAAACAATCTGCCCCTCGCAGAACCGCGACCTTAAAACCGACAGGTAACACGGAGGTTCGGGCATGA
- a CDS encoding class I SAM-dependent methyltransferase has protein sequence MNDTNDIFNAAFSRQYDASSERLKDISNNLHTLLSLLLRDLPEDAHVLCVGVGTGTEIIRLANQHPGWRFTGIDPSPDMLSVCQEKLELEGLNDRCTLIEGHVIDVPEQDKFDAALCLLVAHFIQHPQRGGIYQHIADRLKPAGQLISAEIAGDMEAPEFDGQLRNWVALQQAYTQRQRDIAEVKAELNQRLLLLPPRQTEALLREAGFASATPFFQSLLIHGWQAIKP, from the coding sequence ATGAACGACACAAATGATATCTTTAATGCGGCGTTTTCGCGCCAGTATGATGCCAGCAGTGAGCGCCTGAAAGACATTTCTAACAACCTCCATACCTTGCTGTCTTTGCTTCTCAGGGATCTGCCAGAGGATGCGCATGTACTTTGTGTTGGAGTGGGAACAGGGACAGAGATTATCCGGCTGGCTAATCAGCACCCCGGCTGGCGTTTTACCGGGATCGATCCTTCCCCCGATATGCTGTCCGTCTGTCAAGAGAAGCTTGAGCTGGAAGGACTGAACGACCGCTGTACGCTGATTGAAGGTCACGTCATAGACGTGCCGGAGCAGGATAAATTCGATGCTGCGCTCTGTCTGCTGGTCGCGCATTTTATTCAGCATCCGCAGCGCGGTGGGATCTACCAGCACATTGCCGATCGGTTAAAACCAGCAGGGCAACTGATTAGTGCTGAAATAGCGGGGGATATGGAAGCTCCCGAATTTGACGGACAATTAAGAAACTGGGTTGCGCTGCAGCAGGCTTATACCCAACGCCAGAGAGATATTGCTGAGGTAAAAGCTGAACTCAATCAGCGGCTGCTCTTGTTGCCGCCTCGCCAAACCGAAGCTCTGCTGCGCGAAGCTGGGTTCGCCAGCGCAACGCCGTTCTTCCAGTCGCTGCTGATTCACGGCTGGCAGGCAATCAAGCCTTAG
- a CDS encoding HlyD family type I secretion periplasmic adaptor subunit codes for MNDITRYNSRLKEPALPRASLVAWALGLMLLAFVLWANFFTLDEVTTGSGKVVPSSREQVIQSLEGGILYKLDVREGDIVEKGQVLAQLDRTKTESGVQESESRLHAAMATAARLKAEVGATPLDFPDMLPGDSELVRQETALYNSRRSSLEKGVAGLREAISLVQRELAMTQPLVKQGAASSVEVLRLQRQKNELENKITEMQNQYYVRAREELAKTNEEIETQRSVMRGREDSLTRLKFTAPVRAIVKGIEVTTVGGVIPPNGKLMTLVPLDDQMLIEAKISPRDVAFIHPGQKALVKITAYDYSIYGGLKGVVTTISPDTLQDEVKRDVYYYRVYIRTDVSQLENRDGKTFPIFPGMIATVDIKTGSKSVLDYLLKPLNKAKEALRER; via the coding sequence ATGAACGACATCACGCGTTATAACAGCCGCCTGAAAGAGCCCGCTCTTCCGCGAGCAAGCCTTGTGGCGTGGGCGCTTGGGCTGATGCTGCTGGCTTTTGTACTGTGGGCAAACTTTTTCACTCTGGATGAAGTGACAACCGGGTCTGGCAAAGTCGTTCCGTCCTCGCGCGAACAAGTTATTCAGTCGCTGGAAGGCGGTATCCTTTACAAACTGGACGTACGGGAAGGGGATATCGTAGAGAAAGGCCAGGTTCTTGCGCAGCTTGATCGTACGAAAACCGAGTCCGGCGTGCAGGAAAGTGAATCCAGACTGCATGCTGCGATGGCCACAGCCGCACGACTGAAGGCCGAAGTGGGCGCCACGCCGCTGGATTTTCCCGACATGCTACCCGGAGATAGCGAGCTTGTTCGCCAGGAAACGGCACTCTATAACTCGCGCCGTAGCAGTCTCGAAAAAGGGGTTGCCGGGCTACGGGAAGCTATCTCGCTGGTTCAGCGCGAACTGGCGATGACTCAGCCGCTGGTTAAACAGGGTGCGGCAAGCAGCGTGGAAGTCCTGCGCCTGCAGAGACAAAAAAACGAGCTGGAAAACAAAATTACCGAAATGCAGAACCAGTATTACGTACGTGCGCGCGAAGAGCTGGCGAAAACTAATGAAGAAATAGAAACCCAGCGTTCGGTGATGCGCGGGCGGGAAGACTCGTTAACCCGGCTCAAATTTACCGCGCCGGTCAGGGCGATAGTGAAGGGCATCGAGGTCACGACGGTGGGCGGCGTTATCCCGCCAAACGGAAAACTAATGACTTTGGTACCGCTGGACGATCAAATGCTGATTGAGGCTAAAATTTCACCACGCGACGTGGCGTTTATCCATCCTGGCCAAAAGGCGCTGGTGAAAATCACCGCTTATGACTACTCCATCTATGGCGGGCTAAAGGGCGTGGTGACCACGATTTCACCGGATACGCTTCAGGATGAGGTCAAACGTGATGTCTACTATTACCGGGTTTACATCCGCACCGATGTCAGCCAACTGGAAAACAGGGATGGCAAAACATTTCCGATATTTCCGGGAATGATCGCCACAGTGGATATCAAAACCGGCAGTAAATCGGTACTCGATTACCTGCTGAAACCGCTGAACAAAGCGAAGGAAGCCCTCAGGGAACGATAA
- the tynA gene encoding primary-amine oxidase has protein sequence MTMKTGKKALALAIALLTSAGINAPAFAHGGEAHMVPMQKTLTDFGADVQWDDYAQMFTLVKDGAYVKVKPNATSAIVNGKTLKLEVPVIFKGKTAFISEGFVNEVFQSGLDQTFAVEKKPHPLNSLSADEINKTVEIIKGAADYKPTIRFTEISLREPPKEQVWKFVMDGTSVSQPREADVIMLDGRHIIEATVDLAAGKVKSWKPIEGAQGMVLLDDFASVQAIINNSKEFAEAVKKRGISDPSKVVTTPLTVGYFDGKDGLKQDQRLLKVVSYLDVGDGNYWAHPIENLVAVVDLEQKKIIKIEEGPVIPVPMTPRPYDGRDRQAANLKPLDIIEPEGKNYTITGDTIHWQNWDLHLRLNSRVGPIISTVTYNDNGTKRKIMYEGSLGGMIVPYGDPDIGWYFKAYLDAGDYGMGTLTSPIVRGKDAPSNAVLLDETLADYTGKPTTIPRAIAIFERYAGPEYKHQEMGQPNVSSERRELVIRWISTVGNYDYIFDWVFHQNGTIGIDAGATGIEAVKGVKAKTMHDATAKEDTRYGTLIDHNIVGTTHQHIYNFRLDLDVDGENNSLTAIDPVVKPNTSGGPRTSTMQTNEYAIKNEQDAAQKFDPGTVRLLSNPNKENRMGNPVSYQLIPYAGGTHPVATGAKFAPDEWIYHRLSFMDKQLWVTRYNPDERYSEGKYPNRSAHDTGLGAYSKDNQSLENTDNVVWLTTGTTHIARAEEWPIMPTEWVHALLKPWNFFNETPTLVKSEATTGK, from the coding sequence ATGACAATGAAAACTGGAAAAAAAGCGCTGGCGCTGGCTATTGCGCTCCTGACTTCGGCGGGGATTAACGCCCCCGCTTTCGCCCATGGCGGCGAGGCACATATGGTGCCGATGCAAAAAACGCTGACGGATTTTGGCGCCGACGTCCAGTGGGACGATTACGCGCAGATGTTTACCCTCGTGAAAGACGGTGCCTACGTGAAGGTGAAGCCTAACGCCACCTCCGCCATCGTTAATGGCAAAACCCTCAAGCTCGAAGTGCCGGTGATTTTTAAGGGAAAAACGGCGTTTATCTCTGAAGGGTTTGTCAATGAAGTGTTCCAGTCCGGGCTGGATCAAACCTTTGCCGTTGAGAAAAAACCACATCCGCTTAACTCACTGAGCGCGGATGAAATTAATAAAACGGTGGAGATAATCAAAGGCGCGGCTGACTACAAACCGACTATTCGCTTTACCGAAATCTCACTGCGTGAGCCGCCTAAAGAGCAGGTCTGGAAGTTTGTGATGGACGGCACCAGCGTCAGCCAGCCGCGCGAGGCGGACGTCATCATGCTGGATGGCCGCCATATTATTGAAGCCACGGTGGATTTGGCCGCTGGAAAGGTAAAAAGCTGGAAACCTATCGAAGGCGCACAGGGCATGGTGCTGCTGGACGATTTTGCCAGCGTGCAGGCAATCATCAACAACAGCAAAGAGTTCGCGGAAGCGGTGAAAAAACGCGGTATCAGCGATCCGTCGAAGGTCGTCACTACCCCGCTGACCGTCGGCTATTTCGACGGCAAGGACGGCCTGAAGCAGGATCAGCGCCTGCTGAAAGTAGTGAGCTATCTTGACGTCGGCGACGGCAACTATTGGGCGCATCCCATTGAAAACCTGGTTGCCGTGGTCGATCTCGAACAGAAAAAAATCATCAAAATTGAAGAAGGCCCGGTGATTCCTGTGCCGATGACGCCCCGCCCTTATGATGGTCGCGACCGACAGGCCGCCAACCTCAAACCGCTGGACATCATTGAACCGGAAGGGAAAAATTACACCATTACCGGCGACACGATTCACTGGCAAAACTGGGATTTACACCTGCGCCTGAATTCCCGCGTTGGCCCAATTATTTCCACCGTGACCTACAACGACAACGGCACCAAACGGAAGATCATGTATGAAGGGTCGCTCGGCGGGATGATTGTGCCGTACGGTGACCCGGACATTGGCTGGTATTTTAAAGCTTATCTGGACGCCGGGGATTACGGCATGGGCACGCTCACGTCCCCTATCGTGCGCGGCAAAGATGCGCCGTCTAACGCCGTCCTGCTGGACGAAACCCTGGCCGATTACACCGGAAAACCGACCACCATTCCGCGTGCTATCGCCATTTTCGAGCGCTACGCCGGGCCGGAATACAAGCATCAGGAAATGGGCCAGCCAAATGTCAGCAGCGAACGCCGCGAGCTGGTGATCCGCTGGATAAGCACCGTCGGCAACTACGACTACATCTTTGACTGGGTCTTCCACCAGAACGGCACCATTGGTATTGATGCGGGCGCAACCGGGATTGAGGCGGTAAAAGGCGTGAAGGCTAAGACCATGCACGATGCCACAGCGAAAGAAGATACCCGCTATGGGACGCTGATCGACCACAATATTGTCGGCACGACACATCAGCATATTTATAACTTCCGCCTGGATCTGGACGTCGACGGCGAAAATAACAGCCTGACCGCTATCGACCCGGTAGTGAAGCCGAACACCAGCGGCGGCCCACGCACGAGTACGATGCAAACCAATGAATATGCGATTAAAAACGAGCAGGACGCGGCGCAGAAATTTGATCCAGGCACCGTCCGTTTACTCAGCAATCCGAACAAAGAAAACCGCATGGGTAATCCGGTTTCCTATCAGCTAATCCCTTACGCCGGTGGAACTCACCCCGTCGCCACTGGCGCGAAGTTTGCCCCGGACGAGTGGATTTACCACCGTCTGAGCTTTATGGATAAGCAGCTGTGGGTGACTCGCTATAACCCGGATGAACGCTATTCCGAAGGGAAATACCCGAACCGCTCCGCGCACGATACCGGTTTAGGCGCTTACAGCAAAGACAATCAGTCGCTTGAAAACACAGACAACGTCGTCTGGTTAACCACCGGCACCACGCATATTGCCCGCGCAGAAGAGTGGCCCATCATGCCGACCGAGTGGGTACATGCCCTGCTGAAGCCGTGGAACTTTTTTAACGAGACACCCACGCTTGTGAAGTCAGAGGCAACGACCGGTAAATAG
- the paaC gene encoding 1,2-phenylacetyl-CoA epoxidase subunit PaaC, which yields MTLDPVATYSLRLGDTCLVLAQRLSAWCGHAPELEIDLALANIGLDLLGQARNFLTYAAEREGEHLDEDRLAFGRDEREYRNLLLAEQPNGDFAETLVRQYLLDAWHVSLFSRLVESKDPQLAAIAAKAIKEVRYHLRFSRGWLVRLGNGTEVSQAKAQSAVNKLWRFSGEMFVADELETTLAEQGIAVDPLSLKAEWLQEVTGGLSDASLQAPAEQPYRTGGKQGLHTEHLGPLLAEMQYLQRAYPNQQW from the coding sequence ATGACACTCGATCCTGTAGCGACCTACAGCCTGCGCCTCGGCGATACCTGCCTTGTGCTGGCCCAGCGTCTGAGCGCCTGGTGCGGCCATGCGCCGGAGCTGGAGATTGACCTTGCGCTAGCCAACATTGGCCTCGACTTGCTTGGCCAGGCACGCAACTTCCTGACCTACGCCGCCGAGCGTGAAGGTGAGCACCTCGACGAAGACAGGCTGGCCTTTGGCCGCGACGAGCGTGAATACCGCAACTTGCTGCTGGCGGAACAGCCCAACGGTGATTTCGCCGAAACGCTGGTGCGTCAGTACCTGCTGGACGCGTGGCACGTCTCGCTGTTCAGCCGCCTGGTGGAAAGCAAAGATCCGCAACTGGCGGCCATTGCGGCTAAAGCGATTAAAGAAGTGCGCTATCACCTGCGCTTCAGCCGCGGCTGGCTGGTTCGTCTGGGCAATGGCACCGAGGTTTCGCAGGCAAAAGCGCAAAGCGCTGTGAACAAACTGTGGCGCTTCAGCGGTGAAATGTTCGTTGCCGATGAGCTGGAAACCACGCTGGCGGAACAGGGTATCGCCGTCGATCCGCTTAGCCTCAAAGCCGAATGGCTGCAAGAAGTGACCGGTGGGCTGAGCGATGCCTCGCTGCAGGCCCCGGCAGAGCAGCCATACCGCACCGGCGGTAAGCAAGGCTTACACACCGAACATCTCGGCCCGCTGCTGGCTGAAATGCAGTACCTGCAGCGCGCCTACCCGAACCAGCAGTGGTAA
- the paaZ gene encoding phenylacetic acid degradation bifunctional protein PaaZ has translation MQQLTSYLSGTWFSGQGKERTIFHAVSGEPLWQVTSEGADMAAAKRFAIEQGGKALQAMTFIQRAAMLKAVAKHLLAQKEAFYQVSYQTGATRADSWVDIEGGISTLFAYAGMGNRELPDDTLWPEDELMPLSKQGGFAARHVLTSKSGVALHINAFNFPCWGMLEKLAPTWLAGMPAIIKPGTASAQLTQAMVKAIVESGLVPDGAISLICGGVGDLFEHLDEQDVVTFTGSASTGQKLRCHSNIVARSIPFTMEADSLNCCVLAEDVTPEQPEFALFIREVIREMTAKAGQKCTAIRRIIVPQNRLGSVIEALKAKLEKIQPGDPAVEGVRMGALVSLEQRDDVQRKVDQLIAAGCDVLLGGKADTAQPGAFFPPTLLLCQQPDETPAVHELEAFGPVATVMPYRDAEHAMALARAGQGSLAGTLVTADEQTARHFILGAARAHGRIQVLNQESSVESTGHGSPLPMLVHGGPGRAGGGEELGGLRAVKHYMQRTAIQGSPTMLAAVSGQWNYGAKVHEDAVHPFRKHFEELRIGESILTARRTVTEADITNFANLSGDRFYAHTDRIGASESFFGERVAHGYFVVSAAAGLFVDPGVGPVIANYGMENLRFIEPVKIDDTIQVRLTCKRKTAKPQKTAEDKPVGVVEWAVDITNQHQQIVARYSILTLVARLHGDFAS, from the coding sequence ATGCAACAGTTAACCAGCTATCTGTCCGGGACGTGGTTTAGCGGCCAGGGAAAAGAAAGAACGATTTTTCATGCCGTTAGCGGCGAACCGCTGTGGCAGGTGACCAGCGAAGGGGCGGATATGGCGGCGGCAAAACGCTTCGCCATAGAGCAAGGCGGCAAAGCGCTGCAGGCGATGACATTTATTCAGCGCGCCGCGATGTTAAAAGCGGTGGCTAAGCACCTGCTGGCGCAGAAAGAAGCGTTTTACCAGGTCTCTTACCAGACCGGGGCCACCCGCGCCGACAGCTGGGTGGATATTGAAGGCGGCATCAGCACGCTGTTTGCCTACGCCGGAATGGGTAACCGCGAGCTGCCGGACGACACGCTGTGGCCCGAAGACGAATTGATGCCGCTGTCAAAACAGGGAGGATTCGCGGCTCGCCATGTCCTCACCTCGAAGTCGGGCGTAGCGCTGCATATCAACGCCTTTAACTTCCCTTGCTGGGGCATGCTCGAAAAACTGGCGCCTACCTGGCTGGCCGGAATGCCCGCCATTATCAAGCCCGGCACGGCGAGCGCGCAGTTAACTCAGGCGATGGTGAAAGCGATTGTTGAATCAGGCCTGGTACCTGACGGGGCGATAAGCCTGATCTGCGGCGGCGTGGGCGATCTGTTCGAGCACCTGGATGAGCAGGACGTGGTGACGTTTACCGGTTCGGCCAGCACCGGTCAGAAGTTACGTTGTCACTCAAATATCGTCGCCCGTTCGATTCCCTTTACCATGGAAGCCGACTCGCTGAACTGCTGCGTCCTGGCGGAAGACGTCACGCCTGAGCAGCCTGAGTTTGCCCTGTTCATACGGGAAGTCATACGCGAAATGACCGCTAAGGCCGGGCAAAAATGCACCGCCATTCGCCGGATTATCGTGCCGCAGAACCGGCTGGGTTCGGTGATTGAAGCGCTGAAAGCGAAACTGGAAAAAATACAGCCTGGCGACCCGGCGGTTGAAGGCGTTCGCATGGGGGCGCTGGTCAGCCTTGAACAGCGGGATGACGTGCAGCGAAAAGTTGATCAACTGATTGCCGCCGGATGTGATGTCCTGCTCGGCGGCAAGGCCGATACTGCGCAGCCGGGCGCGTTCTTCCCACCAACCCTGCTGCTTTGCCAACAGCCGGACGAAACCCCTGCGGTGCACGAACTTGAAGCCTTCGGCCCGGTAGCCACGGTGATGCCTTACCGGGATGCCGAACATGCTATGGCGCTGGCTCGTGCGGGCCAGGGCAGCCTCGCCGGGACACTTGTGACCGCCGATGAGCAAACGGCACGCCACTTTATTCTCGGCGCGGCTCGCGCTCACGGGCGCATTCAGGTGCTGAACCAGGAGTCTTCAGTGGAGTCCACCGGACACGGCTCACCGCTCCCGATGCTGGTACACGGTGGCCCAGGCCGTGCGGGTGGCGGTGAAGAACTCGGCGGCCTGCGAGCGGTGAAGCACTATATGCAGCGCACCGCCATTCAGGGCAGCCCGACGATGCTGGCCGCCGTTAGCGGGCAATGGAACTACGGCGCAAAAGTTCACGAGGATGCCGTGCACCCGTTCCGCAAACATTTTGAGGAACTGCGCATCGGGGAAAGCATTCTGACCGCCCGCCGCACCGTCACCGAAGCCGATATCACCAACTTCGCCAACCTGAGCGGCGACCGGTTCTACGCCCACACCGACAGAATTGGCGCGTCGGAGTCATTCTTCGGCGAGCGCGTGGCGCACGGTTATTTTGTGGTGTCCGCGGCCGCCGGGCTGTTTGTTGACCCAGGCGTCGGGCCGGTGATAGCCAACTACGGCATGGAAAACCTGCGCTTTATCGAGCCGGTAAAAATCGACGATACGATTCAGGTGCGCCTGACCTGCAAACGTAAAACCGCCAAGCCGCAGAAAACGGCGGAAGATAAGCCAGTTGGCGTGGTGGAATGGGCGGTGGATATCACCAACCAGCACCAGCAGATCGTTGCCCGCTACTCGATCCTGACGCTGGTTGCCCGTCTGCACGGTGATTTTGCCTCATAA